A window from Primulina huaijiensis isolate GDHJ02 chromosome 11, ASM1229523v2, whole genome shotgun sequence encodes these proteins:
- the LOC140988067 gene encoding ferredoxin--nitrite reductase, chloroplastic-like → MESISVKFLATSLPNCTTRFKSSRLHAIPPQTVAPPKSPANIGSDRLEPRVEEKDGYFVLKEKFRQGISPPEKAKIEKEPMKLFMENGIEKLAKIPLEEIEKSKISKDDIDIRLKWLGLFHRRKHQYGRFMMRLKLPNGVSTSAQTRYLASVIKKYGKDGCADVTTRQNWQIRGVVLPDVPEILKGLEAVGLTSLQSGMDNVRNPVGNPLAGIDPHEIIDTRPYNNLLSQFITANSRGNPAFTNLPRKWNVCVIGSHDLYEHPHINDLAYMPATKNGRFGFNILVGGFFSPKRCAEAIPLDAWVPGDDILPICKAILETFRDLGFRGNRQKTRMMWLIDELGIEGFREEVVKRMPRLHLERASSEDLIQSNWERRDYFGVHPQKQKGYSFIGIHIPVGRVQADDMDELARLADLYGSGELRLTVEQNIIIPNVENSKIKALLNEPLLRDRFFPEPPLLMKGLVACTGNQFCGQAIIETKARALKVTEEVQRLVSVTRPVRMHWTGCPNSCGQVQVADIGFMGCMTRNGEGKVVEGADVFVGGRIGSDSHLGDVYKKGVPCDDLVPLIVDLLVKKFGAVPRDREESED, encoded by the exons ATGGAATCAATTTCTGTCAAATTCTTGGCAACTTCATTGCCAAATTGCACTACGAGGTTCAAGAGCAGTAGGCTTCATGCCATCCCACCGCAGACTGTGGCTCCACCGAAATCGCCGGCGAATATCGGCTCCGACAGGTTGGAGCCTAGAGTTGAAGAGAAGGATGGGTATTTTGTGCTGAAGGAGAAGTTCAGGCAAGGGATATCTCCTCCGGAGAAAGCCAAGATTGAGAAGGAGCCGATGAAATTGTTCATGGAGAATGGAATCGAAAAGCTTGCCAAAATCCCACTCGAAGAAATCGAGAAATCGAAAATTAGTAAGGATGATATTGATATCAGGCTCAAGTGGCTCGGTCTCTTTCATAGGAGAAAGCATCAGT ATGGCCGGTTCATGATGAGACTTAAGCTCCCAAATGGGGTATCAACAAGTGCCCAAACCCGATATTTGGCGAGTGTTATCAAGAAATATGGGAAGGATGGTTGTGCTGATGTTACCACGAGGCAGAACTGGCAGATTCGTGGCGTTGTTTTGCCTGATGTACCGGAGATTCTTAAAGGGCTCGAAGCAGTTGGATTGACTAGTCTGCAGAGTGGAATGGACAATGTGCGGAATCCAGTCGGGAATCCCCTTGCTGGTATTGATCCTCATGAAATCATCGACACGAGGCCTTATAACAATCTGCTCTCACAATTCATTACTGCTAATTCGCGAGGCAATCCAGCTTTTACCAACCT GCCGAGAAAGTGGAATGTGTGTGTCATAGGCTCACATGATCTGTACGAGCATCCGCACATTAACGACCTTGCATACATGCCAGCCACGAAAAATGGTCGATTCGGATTTAATATTCTCGTTGGGGGGTTCTTCAGCCCAAAGAGATGTGCAGAGGCGATCCCTCTTGATGCTTGGGTTCCTGGTGATGATATACTCCCAATCTGCAAAGCTATACTCGAAACTTTTAGAGATCTCGGTTTTAGAGGAAACAGGCAGAAAACGAGAATGATGTGGCTTATTGATGAACTA GGGATAGAAGGATTTAGAGAAGAAGTTGTGAAGAGGATGCCTCGGTTGCATTTAGAGAGAGCATCATCGGAAGATCTTATCCAAAGCAACTGGGAGAGAAGAGACTACTTTGGAGTCCACCCTCAAAAGCAAAAAGGCTATAGCTTCATCGGCATTCACATACCTGTCGGCCGGGTCCAAGCTGATGACATGGACGAACTCGCACGGCTAGCAGACTTGTATGGATCAGGAGAACTCCGCCTCACAGTTGAACAAAACATAATAATCCCAAATGTAGAGAACTCGAAAATCAAGGCACTGCTCAACGAGCCCCTTCTTAGGGACCGGTTCTTCCCAGAGCCACCTCTTCTAATGAAAGGCTTGGTGGCTTGCACTGGGAACCAATTTTGCGGACAAGCCATAATCGAGACGAAAGCACGTGCACTAAAGGTTACCGAGGAGGTTCAAAGGCTCGTGTCTGTCACGAGACCGGTGAGGATGCATTGGACTGGTTGCCCTAACTCGTGTGGCCAAGTGCAGGTGGCAGATATCGGGTTCATGGGATGCATGACGAGGAATGGAGAGGGGAAAGTAGTCGAGGGGGCTGATGTTTTCGTTGGGGGAAGGATTGGGAGTGACTCGCATTTGGGAGACGTTTATAAGAAGGGTGTGCCTTGTGATGACTTGGTTCCATTGATTGTGGATTTGTTGGTCAAAAAGTTTGGTGCAGTTCCTAGAGACAGGGAAGAAAGTGAAGATTGA
- the LOC140987471 gene encoding ceramide synthase LOH2-like: protein MESIWAQNGVPCAYHFVVAIYFAFAFVAARFFLDRFVFRRLAFWLLSRGTPMLKINEAVKAKIIKCSESMWKLTYYATVEFCILSSTYHESWFRDAREYFRGWPDQELKRSLKLIYMCQCGFYICGIAALLTWETRRKDFFVMMSHHVVTVILIAYSYITRFFRIGAVILALHDASDVFLEAAKVFKYSENDLGASICFGFFALSWLVLRLVIFPFWVIRSSSYYSCEFLRLSEPYMMVIYYVFNTMLLTLLVFHIYWWILIWSMITRQLKNKGKVGEDIRSDSEDED, encoded by the exons ATGGAATCGATCTGGGCCCAGAATGGCGTCCCCTGTGCTTATCATTTTGTCGTTGCTATCTATTTCGCTTTTGCATTTGTTGCTGCGAGGTTTTTCCTTGACAGATTCGTCTTTCGT CGTCTGGCCTTCTGGTTGTTGAGTAGAGGAACCCCCATGCTAAAAATAAATGAGGCTGTAaaggcaaaaataataaaatgttcAGAGTCCATGTGGAAACTAACCTATTATGCCACTGTTGAGTTTTGTATTTTGTCAAGTACCTATCATGAATCCTGGTTCCGCGATGCGAGGGAGTACTTTAGAGGCTGGCCCGATCAAGAGCTGAA GCGTTCCCTGAAACTCATTTACATGTGCCAATGTGGGTTCTATATCTGTGGTATTGCTGCCCTCCTTACTTGGGAAACACGTCGGAAGGATTTCTTTGTCATGATGTCTCATCATGTTGTCACTGTGATCCTGATAGCTTATTCATACATCacgag GTTCTTTCGGATAGGAGCAGTCATTCTGGCTCTGCATGATGCCAGTGATGTATTCCTTGAAGCTGCTAAAGTTTTTAAATATTCTGAGAACGATCTTGGAGCTAGTATATGCTTTGGTTTTTTTGCCTTGTCGTGGCTTGTACTGAGGCTCGTCATTTTTCCATTTTGGGTCATCAGATCATCAAG CTACTATTCATGCGAGTTCTTGAGACTATCGGAGCCTTACATGATGGTGATATACTATGTCTTCAATACAATGCTATTGACCCTGCTTGTTTTTCACATTTACTGGTGGATCCTCATCTGGTCAATGATCACACGACAGctgaaaaataaaggaaaagtCGGGGAAGATATACGATCTG ATTCAGAAGACGAGGACTAG
- the LOC140987726 gene encoding uncharacterized protein, translated as MFNNDPQQQNLYNITPRISFSNDFADQQPPIKLENIYREAPVSSDFEFSVPKYSMISADELFSKGKLVPSKENCIIDSPTTLRDELLIGDDDYENVSPRIAKGTSRWKERFGFHRSNVVSKKIDKNMDRGLERIDELKAHDNNVFKGVFNFN; from the exons ATGTTCAACAATGATCCACAACAACAGAATCTCTACAACATCACACCAAGAATCTCATTTTCTAACGATTTTGCCGATCAACAGCCCCCAATCAAGCTCGAAAACATCTATAGAGAGGCCCCCGTTTCCTCGGATTTCGAGTTCTCAGTCCCAAAGTACTCTATGATCTCTGCTGATGAGCTTTTTTCCAAGGGAAAATTGGTGCCCTCGAAGGAAAATTGCATAATAGATAGCCCTACTACCCTTAGAGATGAGCTTCTTATTGGTGACGACGACTACGAAAACGTATCACCAAGAATAGCCAAAGGGACGAGCCGGTGGAAGGAGAGGTTCGGTTTTCATAGATCGAACGTTGTATCCAAGAAAATAGATAAGAATATGGATCGAGGATTAGAAAGAATCGATGAATTGAAGGCACATGATAATAATGTATTTAAAG GGGTGTTTAACTTTAACTGA